The genomic region AGAGAGTCAAGCAATTGGGCCGGGCGGCTGGCGCCAATGAGCACCGACGTCACGCGTGGGTCTTTTAGCAGCCACGACAAAGCCAGTTGAGCCAGGCTTTGGCCACGCTCCTGGGCCAGCTCGTTCAACTGCCGGATCTGCTCCAGGCGCTCGGGCGTCAGTTGCTCGGGCGTGAGGTGGCGGCCCTCGCGGCCCGCCCGCGAGTCGGCCGGAATGCCGTGTAGATACTTATCCGTCAGCATGCCTTGGGCCAGCGGCGAAAACGGAATGCAGCCCACGCCCTTCTCCTCCAGTAAATCCAGCAACCCACCTTCCACCCAGCGCTCAAACAGCGAGTACTTGGGCTGATGGATCAGGCAGGGCGTGCCCAGCTCACGCAGAATCCGGATAGCCTCAGCGGCCTCCTGAGGTTGGTAGTTGCTGATGCCCACATACAGCGCTTTGCCCTGGCGCACCACGTGGTCGAGGGCGCCCATAGTTTCCTCCAAAGGCGTTTCGGGGTCGGGACGGTGCGAGTAGAAGATGTCCACGTACTCCAGGCCCATGCGCTTGAGGCTCTGGTCGAGGCTGGCGATGAGGTACTTGCGTGAGCCCCACTCGCCGTAGGGGCCGGGCCACATATCGTAGCCGGCTTTGGTGGAGATAATCAGCTCGTCGCGGTAGGGTAGGAAATCTTCTTTTAGAATCCGGCCAAAGTTGGTTTCGGCGGTGCCGTAGGGCGGGCCG from Hymenobacter aerilatus harbors:
- the mgrA gene encoding L-glyceraldehyde 3-phosphate reductase; its protein translation is MTTPYHPNPDRYHQMEYRRCGRSGLKLPAISLGLWHNFGDVDVPATFRDTLRTAFDHGITHFDLANNYGPPYGTAETNFGRILKEDFLPYRDELIISTKAGYDMWPGPYGEWGSRKYLIASLDQSLKRMGLEYVDIFYSHRPDPETPLEETMGALDHVVRQGKALYVGISNYQPQEAAEAIRILRELGTPCLIHQPKYSLFERWVEGGLLDLLEEKGVGCIPFSPLAQGMLTDKYLHGIPADSRAGREGRHLTPEQLTPERLEQIRQLNELAQERGQSLAQLALSWLLKDPRVTSVLIGASRPAQLLDSLQCLRNTGFQDDELQRIEQILGAR